The following coding sequences are from one Deltaproteobacteria bacterium window:
- a CDS encoding amidohydrolase family protein: MALRSLHVGWIVDGTGNTPKRNMILEIEGDRLRGIFPPRGKFLRESPGDLTRFTLLPALVDAHVHLLLSGSADSDIRRHQLRFSFREAAAVVEHHIHDHIAHGVLILRDGGDYGGYALRFKREVLLPSDPPIRLVAAGKGWHAAGRYGRLVGRPPLKGRTLAASIRETRDGAEVVKIVHSGINSLSAFGKETPSQFPASELKRAIEAARGLGLRTMVHANGPGPVREALDAGCDSIEHGFLMGRDNLRRMADRGITWVPTVFTMEAYARILPPGSREAEAARRYLDHQLEQIRLAREWGVSLAVGTDAGSPGVHHGTAVQEEIRLLMRAGYPLEEAIRCATEQGAALCGYQGKVGRLAAGWEATFIVIRGGPEELPGALASPEKIYFKGRPLEEIEGKPGPEAPNRRQRFRADSKIRTP, encoded by the coding sequence ATGGCATTACGCAGCCTCCATGTCGGATGGATCGTTGACGGTACCGGAAACACTCCCAAGAGAAACATGATCCTGGAAATCGAAGGGGACCGCCTTCGGGGTATCTTCCCCCCGCGGGGAAAGTTCCTCCGGGAGTCGCCCGGGGACCTCACCCGCTTTACGCTCCTCCCGGCCCTCGTTGACGCCCATGTGCATCTCCTGCTTTCAGGAAGCGCGGATTCCGATATCCGCCGCCATCAACTCCGGTTTTCTTTTAGGGAAGCCGCCGCTGTTGTGGAGCACCACATCCATGACCATATCGCCCACGGTGTGCTGATCCTGAGGGATGGGGGAGACTATGGGGGATACGCCCTTCGTTTCAAGCGGGAAGTCCTTTTGCCTTCCGATCCGCCCATCCGGCTCGTTGCTGCGGGAAAGGGGTGGCACGCGGCAGGGCGTTATGGCCGTCTGGTGGGGCGTCCGCCCCTTAAAGGCCGGACCCTGGCTGCATCAATCAGGGAGACACGGGATGGCGCTGAGGTGGTGAAGATAGTCCATTCCGGCATCAACAGCCTCTCCGCCTTTGGAAAGGAAACACCGTCCCAGTTCCCGGCCTCCGAGCTTAAAAGGGCGATCGAGGCGGCCAGGGGGCTGGGCCTCCGGACCATGGTCCATGCCAATGGACCCGGACCGGTCCGGGAGGCCCTGGATGCAGGGTGTGATTCCATTGAGCACGGTTTCCTGATGGGGCGGGACAACCTCCGTAGGATGGCCGACAGGGGGATCACCTGGGTCCCGACGGTCTTTACCATGGAAGCCTATGCCCGAATCCTTCCTCCCGGGAGCCGGGAGGCGGAAGCGGCAAGGCGTTACCTCGACCATCAGCTCGAGCAGATCAGGCTCGCCAGGGAATGGGGTGTCTCCCTGGCGGTGGGAACGGATGCAGGCAGCCCGGGCGTCCATCATGGCACGGCCGTTCAGGAGGAGATCAGGCTGCTGATGAGGGCTGGATATCCCCTGGAGGAAGCGATCCGGTGCGCGACGGAACAAGGGGCAGCCCTTTGCGGGTACCAGGGAAAAGTAGGAAGGCTTGCAGCCGGATGGGAGGCCACCTTTATTGTGATCCGTGGCGGCCCGGAGGAGCTTCCCGGCGCCCTGGCTTCCCCCGAGAAAATCTATTTCAAGGGAAGACCCCTGGAGGAGATAGAAGGGAAGCCAGGGCCTGAGGCCCCGAACAGAAGGCAACGTTTCCGGGCAGACTCAAAAATCCGAACCCCTTGA
- a CDS encoding HNH endonuclease produces the protein MEQVLLLNITYEPLKIINWKKAITLLCLGKVEVIEEYDHEIRSVSFSIKLPAVVRLLKLIKRPKSPIKFSRQNIYSRDRYTCQYCGKRFSTEELTYDHVLPKSRGGKTVWENIVTCCVDCNRKKGGRTPEEASMRLIRKPTRPSWVPALRITIGFNKVPETWRDYLYWTVELVE, from the coding sequence ATGGAGCAGGTACTACTCCTCAACATTACTTACGAACCCCTGAAAATCATCAACTGGAAAAAGGCCATTACCTTGCTCTGTCTCGGTAAGGTCGAAGTGATCGAGGAGTACGACCATGAGATCCGATCCGTAAGTTTTTCCATCAAGTTGCCGGCCGTTGTCCGCCTTCTCAAGTTGATCAAGCGGCCTAAGAGCCCCATCAAGTTCTCCCGCCAAAACATTTACTCCCGCGACCGCTATACCTGCCAGTATTGTGGAAAGCGATTTTCCACCGAGGAACTCACTTACGACCACGTCCTCCCAAAATCCCGGGGCGGCAAAACCGTTTGGGAAAACATCGTGACCTGTTGCGTGGATTGCAACCGGAAGAAGGGAGGGCGCACGCCGGAAGAGGCCTCCATGAGACTCATCAGGAAACCCACCCGGCCTTCCTGGGTCCCGGCCCTCAGGATCACCATCGGGTTCAATAAGGTCCCGGAAACCTGGCGGGACTACCTTTACTGGACCGTTGAACTCGTGGAATAG
- a CDS encoding HIT family protein, protein MEECIFCKIVKGEVPCFKVYEDDRVLAFADINPISEGHTLIIPKKHAENLWEIPTEDLAAIHLASKKLVQGIRKALNPEGVAVLQLNGRGVNQVVMHYHLHLMPRMADAPELPVTRWELKPGDMEAIQKTAEKIAAALP, encoded by the coding sequence ATGGAAGAGTGCATTTTCTGCAAGATCGTAAAGGGCGAGGTCCCTTGCTTCAAGGTCTATGAAGACGACAGGGTCCTGGCTTTTGCGGATATCAACCCCATATCCGAAGGCCACACCCTCATCATCCCCAAGAAACATGCTGAAAACCTGTGGGAAATCCCAACAGAGGATCTGGCGGCAATTCACCTCGCCTCGAAAAAGCTGGTCCAGGGGATCCGGAAGGCCTTGAATCCTGAAGGCGTGGCGGTGCTTCAACTGAACGGGCGAGGCGTCAACCAGGTGGTGATGCACTATCACCTCCACCTCATGCCGAGAATGGCGGATGCACCGGAACTCCCAGTTACCCGCTGGGAACTCAAGCCTGGTGACATGGAAGCCATTCAAAAGACGGCGGAAAAGATAGCCGCGGCCCTGCCGTAA
- a CDS encoding amidase: protein MTALERLENLRSGRMDLIRHLEELCGRIERLDPEIHALVPGTARRDRIMEEAGRLLERFRDPAQRPPLFGLTLGVKDIFRVTDLPTRCGSSLPSRLFEGPEAECVTRLRKAGAIIMGKTVTTEFAGFEPGPTRNPRNPLHTPGGSSSGSAAGVAMGLFAAALGTQTVGSITRPAAYCGVIGFKPTSGRIPNRGLIPYAPNLDQVGFFVEDLSILPGVSSSLLDGWRDIPQHTNPSSLLLGIPQGPYLEQACPEERRHFEYLISLFEGAGFSIRRYPLFRDIREINELHGTLSRAEFARVHAGWFSKYRHLYRPRTLKDIEKGQKMDDRELGELRARREKLRRSLLDAMDESGVDFWLTPSATQRAPRGLSSTGSPLMNLPWTFLGLPTLSLPASLDREGLPHGLQVVGRLGRDEILVAAAPRIAALLSNRL from the coding sequence TTGACCGCCCTTGAAAGACTTGAGAATTTGCGTTCCGGCCGTATGGATCTCATCAGGCACCTGGAGGAGTTATGCGGCCGGATCGAGCGTCTGGATCCCGAAATCCATGCCCTGGTGCCGGGTACGGCTCGCAGGGATCGCATCATGGAAGAGGCCGGACGCCTGCTGGAAAGATTCAGGGACCCGGCCCAAAGGCCCCCGCTTTTCGGACTCACCCTGGGCGTTAAGGACATCTTCCGGGTGACGGATCTTCCCACCCGTTGCGGCTCATCCCTCCCCTCCCGCCTCTTTGAAGGCCCGGAGGCCGAGTGCGTGACACGGCTCAGGAAGGCGGGGGCCATCATCATGGGAAAAACAGTGACCACCGAATTCGCGGGATTCGAACCAGGGCCGACCCGAAATCCCCGAAACCCCCTTCACACCCCTGGAGGCTCCAGCAGCGGTTCCGCGGCGGGGGTGGCGATGGGCCTTTTCGCCGCGGCCCTTGGGACCCAAACAGTGGGATCCATCACCCGTCCCGCGGCCTATTGCGGTGTCATCGGTTTCAAGCCCACCTCGGGGCGTATCCCGAACCGGGGCCTGATCCCTTACGCACCCAACCTGGACCAGGTGGGCTTCTTTGTCGAGGACCTGAGCATTCTTCCCGGGGTCTCCTCTTCCCTCCTGGATGGGTGGCGGGACATCCCGCAGCATACAAACCCCTCGTCCCTCCTTTTGGGGATTCCGCAAGGCCCTTATCTGGAACAGGCATGTCCTGAAGAGCGAAGGCACTTCGAATATCTCATCTCTCTTTTCGAGGGGGCAGGATTTTCAATCCGCCGTTACCCCCTTTTTCGTGACATCCGGGAAATCAACGAGCTTCATGGGACCCTATCCAGGGCCGAGTTCGCCAGGGTCCATGCCGGATGGTTTTCAAAATACCGGCACCTTTACCGCCCAAGGACTTTGAAGGACATAGAAAAGGGCCAAAAAATGGATGACCGGGAGCTTGGTGAACTCAGGGCCCGACGGGAAAAATTGAGGAGGAGCCTGCTGGATGCCATGGATGAATCGGGTGTGGATTTTTGGCTCACCCCTTCAGCGACCCAAAGGGCCCCGAGGGGGCTGAGTTCCACCGGGAGCCCGCTCATGAATCTCCCCTGGACCTTCCTGGGCCTCCCCACCCTTTCCCTCCCGGCATCTCTTGACCGGGAGGGCCTTCCCCACGGGCTCCAGGTTGTGGGAAGGCTCGGCAGAGACGAAATCCTGGTTGCAGCGGCCCCAAGGATCGCCGCTCTATTGAGCAATCGTCTTTAG
- a CDS encoding PAS domain S-box protein, which produces MASKPTYNELKRRIRELERELKDREEQILRLESRKIDLEKILEGFRRTPTTRDEGKGIRAQKGQFLRQVEERKRAEEINRVLFRISNAVNTTKDLKHLYASIHHILGQIIDTTNFYIALYDGEKRTLAFPYWRDEVDRSFRDLVVDYKVSDSLTGQVILDGKPVLLRRRELLERKAQGRMQGVPPLVWLGVPLIADEKVIGVMAVQSYRDPDLFDDRDLEVMASVSEQVALAIDRKRSQEALVRSETRFREIADLLPTVLCEIDPDFHVTYINRIGSEIFGIHPHDLGRGLSVKDFFHPDDSERGEELLEKMIQGIPIKGEEFRFKKKGGEAIWALVYSSPILRDKQVAGVRINLMDITLKKRLETQLERTRKMETVATLSGGIAHDFNNILNAIMGNVSLALAISPPGGEISKYLASAEKSSLSAKRLVERFIKLTEMGAPTKETLSLKTLILDSSALANRDADIRFELSIPGDLYEVEIDRTQISQVLDALITNAKEAMPGGGLIRIKAENLEDSSEEPALEWLPKGRYVKISIQDQGIGIPAEYLSLIFDPYFSTKERGTRKGMGLGLSIAYSFVRKHGGHIHVESQVNEGSTFAIYLPAASPTDRRKARGSRQ; this is translated from the coding sequence ATGGCATCCAAGCCCACATATAACGAATTAAAACGGAGGATCAGGGAACTCGAACGGGAATTGAAGGACCGCGAGGAACAAATCCTCCGGCTTGAAAGCAGGAAGATTGATCTCGAAAAAATCCTGGAGGGCTTTCGCAGGACCCCAACAACGCGGGATGAGGGCAAGGGGATTCGGGCACAAAAAGGGCAATTCCTGAGGCAGGTCGAAGAACGGAAGCGGGCCGAGGAGATCAACAGGGTCCTCTTCCGTATCTCCAACGCAGTCAACACGACCAAGGACTTGAAGCACCTTTATGCTTCCATCCACCATATCCTGGGCCAGATCATCGACACGACCAATTTTTATATCGCCCTTTACGACGGTGAAAAGCGGACCCTGGCCTTTCCTTACTGGAGGGATGAGGTTGATAGGAGTTTCAGGGATCTGGTGGTGGACTATAAAGTATCGGATTCCCTCACGGGCCAGGTGATCCTGGATGGAAAGCCCGTGCTCCTCCGCCGTAGGGAACTCCTTGAAAGAAAGGCCCAGGGTAGGATGCAGGGCGTGCCTCCCCTCGTCTGGCTCGGCGTCCCCCTCATCGCCGATGAGAAGGTTATCGGGGTCATGGCTGTTCAAAGTTACCGAGACCCTGATCTTTTCGACGATCGAGACCTGGAGGTCATGGCCTCCGTTTCCGAGCAGGTCGCCCTGGCCATCGACCGTAAGCGGTCTCAGGAGGCCCTGGTCAGAAGCGAAACCCGTTTCAGGGAGATCGCGGACCTGCTGCCCACCGTGCTTTGTGAAATCGATCCCGACTTCCATGTCACTTACATCAACCGGATCGGAAGTGAGATCTTCGGGATCCACCCTCATGATCTGGGCAGGGGACTCTCGGTGAAGGATTTCTTTCACCCGGATGACAGTGAGAGGGGCGAAGAACTCTTGGAGAAGATGATCCAGGGGATACCAATCAAAGGTGAGGAATTCCGTTTCAAGAAAAAAGGCGGGGAAGCGATATGGGCTTTGGTCTATTCTTCACCGATCCTCAGGGACAAGCAGGTGGCGGGAGTCCGAATCAATCTCATGGATATCACGCTGAAGAAGAGGCTCGAAACCCAACTCGAACGTACTCGCAAGATGGAGACCGTAGCTACCCTTTCCGGGGGAATCGCCCATGACTTCAACAACATCCTGAACGCCATCATGGGCAACGTTTCCCTTGCCTTGGCCATCTCGCCCCCGGGGGGTGAAATCTCGAAGTATCTGGCCAGTGCCGAAAAAAGTTCCTTGAGCGCCAAGAGGCTCGTAGAGCGTTTCATCAAACTCACGGAAATGGGGGCCCCGACCAAAGAGACACTTTCCCTGAAAACCTTGATACTGGATTCTTCCGCCCTCGCAAACCGGGATGCCGATATCCGCTTTGAGCTTTCCATCCCCGGGGACCTCTATGAGGTGGAAATCGATCGAACCCAGATCAGTCAAGTCCTGGACGCCCTAATCACCAACGCAAAGGAAGCCATGCCGGGGGGAGGACTCATCCGTATCAAGGCCGAGAACCTTGAGGACAGCAGCGAGGAGCCGGCCCTGGAGTGGCTTCCCAAGGGAAGGTATGTCAAGATTTCCATCCAGGATCAGGGAATCGGGATCCCGGCCGAATACCTTTCCTTGATCTTTGATCCCTATTTCAGCACCAAGGAGAGGGGCACCCGGAAGGGAATGGGCCTGGGCTTGTCCATCGCTTACTCCTTTGTGCGAAAGCACGGGGGCCACATCCACGTTGAATCACAGGTCAACGAGGGAAGCACCTTTGCAATCTACCTTCCGGCCGCTTCTCCAACCGACCGGCGAAAAGCACGGGGATCCCGTCAATGA
- the speB gene encoding agmatinase, translating to MKGGDDLFDSIGPGTVALMGVPWDEHSSFMRGPALAPPKIRGALHSGSCNLCAEKGEDLGTGERFRDVGDLSFEGQGAPVEVIEKAAGRLLTRGARILCLGGDHAVTYPLLRAYAAKFGPVDVLHLDAHPDLYDEFEGDPLSHACPFARVMEEGLAARLIQVGIRTMNPHQRSQADRFGVEVMEMKDWNPSLLPAFERPVYLSLDLDVLDPAFAPGVSHHEPGGLSTREVIRVIQGLKGSIIGADIVEYNPTRDPIGMTAMVAAKMVKEIAAKMLMQEES from the coding sequence ATGAAAGGCGGCGACGATCTCTTCGACTCTATCGGCCCCGGAACCGTGGCCCTGATGGGTGTTCCCTGGGACGAGCATTCCTCCTTCATGAGGGGTCCCGCCCTCGCCCCCCCTAAAATCAGGGGAGCCTTACATTCCGGCTCATGCAATCTCTGCGCAGAGAAAGGAGAGGACCTCGGAACCGGGGAGCGATTCCGGGATGTGGGGGACCTTAGCTTTGAGGGCCAAGGGGCTCCCGTGGAAGTGATCGAGAAGGCCGCCGGCCGTCTCCTTACGAGGGGGGCACGGATCCTTTGTCTCGGTGGGGACCACGCCGTCACCTATCCCCTGCTCAGGGCCTACGCCGCGAAATTCGGCCCGGTGGATGTTTTACATCTCGACGCCCACCCGGACCTTTACGACGAGTTCGAGGGAGATCCGCTGTCCCACGCCTGCCCCTTTGCCAGGGTGATGGAGGAGGGACTGGCCGCACGGCTGATCCAGGTGGGAATCCGCACCATGAATCCCCACCAGCGCTCCCAGGCGGACCGTTTCGGAGTGGAGGTGATGGAGATGAAGGACTGGAATCCCTCCCTCCTCCCTGCCTTTGAAAGGCCCGTCTACCTCTCCCTGGACCTGGATGTCCTGGATCCGGCCTTCGCCCCGGGCGTATCGCACCACGAACCCGGAGGTCTTTCCACGAGGGAGGTCATCCGAGTGATCCAGGGGTTGAAGGGCTCCATCATCGGGGCCGACATCGTGGAGTACAATCCCACCCGGGACCCCATCGGGATGACCGCCATGGTGGCGGCCAAGATGGTGAAGGAAATCGCAGCAAAGATGTTGATGCAGGAAGAATCGTGA
- a CDS encoding methylated-DNA--[protein]-cysteine S-methyltransferase gives MFKISERESRENRYVYSRIQSPVGPLTLVAGDRGLRGLLFQNTSIRSGLLPNSIEMDSHHEFLVQARVQLGEYFDGTRREFDLPLAYEGTPFQRRVWKLLMKIPYGETVSYGDIAAELGDPRKARPVGGAVGANPIGIIIPCHRVIGKDGSLTGFGGGLDVKTFLLDLERRNKA, from the coding sequence ATGTTTAAGATATCGGAGCGGGAATCCAGGGAAAACCGGTACGTATATTCGAGGATCCAAAGCCCTGTCGGGCCTCTCACCCTCGTGGCCGGCGACAGGGGTCTTCGGGGCCTGTTGTTCCAAAACACCTCCATCCGGTCCGGGCTGCTCCCGAATTCCATTGAAATGGACTCCCATCATGAGTTCCTGGTGCAGGCCAGGGTACAGCTAGGCGAATACTTCGACGGCACCCGCCGGGAATTCGATCTTCCGCTCGCCTACGAGGGGACCCCGTTTCAAAGGCGGGTCTGGAAACTGCTCATGAAGATTCCTTACGGGGAGACCGTTAGTTACGGGGATATCGCAGCGGAGCTGGGAGACCCCAGGAAGGCCCGCCCCGTGGGAGGGGCCGTCGGCGCCAATCCCATCGGCATCATCATTCCCTGCCACCGGGTGATCGGGAAGGACGGATCCCTTACGGGATTCGGGGGTGGACTGGACGTGAAAACCTTTCTCCTGGACCTGGAAAGGAGAAACAAGGCCTAG
- a CDS encoding GNAT family N-acetyltransferase, translating to MKIRMCREEDVDAVRRFVERTRPLDLHSPFTYWVLLRYFPETCFIMEDGEKVVGFISGVTSSRERDLFYLWQIGIDPGLRGKGYAERLIHRILDAAREKGCRRLQVTIAPDNPASLKAFSRFASNSGLTMERVGAADFFDSISGKRYFEDIYEMRI from the coding sequence ATGAAGATACGGATGTGCCGGGAAGAGGACGTGGATGCCGTGAGGCGTTTCGTTGAACGCACCCGACCCCTTGATCTCCATTCCCCCTTTACATACTGGGTCCTCCTGAGGTACTTCCCGGAGACCTGCTTTATCATGGAAGATGGAGAAAAGGTGGTGGGATTCATCTCCGGAGTGACAAGTTCCCGTGAAAGGGACCTCTTTTATCTCTGGCAGATCGGGATCGATCCGGGGCTTCGAGGAAAGGGCTATGCGGAACGGCTGATCCACAGGATCCTCGATGCGGCCCGAGAGAAGGGATGCCGCAGACTTCAGGTCACCATCGCGCCGGACAACCCCGCCAGTCTCAAGGCCTTTTCCCGTTTTGCGAGCAACAGCGGTCTTACCATGGAACGGGTGGGAGCCGCCGACTTTTTTGATTCTATCTCGGGCAAAAGGTACTTCGAGGATATCTACGAAATGCGCATTTAG
- the kynU gene encoding kynureninase has protein sequence MDTLDFESGAAYAARLDEQDPLAAFREDFLIADPDLIYVDGNSLGRLPRRVAERMKEAVEQEWGMDLIRGWNRGWYEAPGRVGEKIAPLVGAGPGEVLVCDSTSVNLFKLVLSALELMPGRSKIVTDELNFPSDLYVLQGCSRLLQGTYELRLAPSEDGIHVKTEDLLRLIDEKTALVTLSLVAFKSAFLYDAAAVTEAAHRNGALVLWDLSHAAGAVPVHLNDWEADLAVGCTYKYLNGGPGSPAFLYVRRDLQERMHPPIQGWFGDRSPFDFRLKYSVSPGISRFLAGTPPILSLLSLEAALDPLLEAGIETIREKSIRLTSYFIYLADRILAPFGFTLGSPRNPDQRGSHVSIRHPEGYRINRALIEEMGVLPDFREPDNIRIGLCPLYNSFSEVWEVVDRIRKVMEQERHLRYPIERLKVT, from the coding sequence ATGGACACCCTGGATTTCGAATCAGGAGCGGCCTATGCCGCCCGCCTGGATGAACAAGACCCCCTGGCCGCCTTCCGGGAGGACTTCCTCATTGCGGATCCGGACCTGATCTATGTTGACGGGAATTCCTTGGGGCGGCTTCCCCGCCGTGTCGCCGAAAGGATGAAAGAGGCCGTGGAGCAGGAATGGGGGATGGACCTGATTCGGGGTTGGAACAGGGGTTGGTACGAGGCACCGGGGCGGGTGGGAGAGAAAATTGCGCCTCTTGTCGGAGCCGGGCCCGGGGAGGTCCTCGTGTGCGATTCCACCTCCGTGAATCTTTTCAAGCTGGTTCTCTCCGCCCTGGAACTGATGCCCGGGAGGAGCAAGATCGTCACCGATGAGCTGAACTTTCCCTCGGATCTCTACGTGCTCCAGGGTTGCTCCCGGTTGCTCCAGGGGACCTACGAGCTGCGCCTGGCCCCTTCCGAGGACGGGATCCACGTGAAAACCGAAGACCTCCTCAGGCTGATCGACGAGAAAACCGCCCTCGTCACCCTCTCCCTGGTGGCCTTCAAGAGCGCCTTCCTTTACGATGCCGCAGCCGTCACCGAGGCCGCCCACCGCAACGGCGCCCTGGTTCTCTGGGACCTCAGCCACGCCGCGGGGGCCGTGCCCGTTCATCTCAACGACTGGGAGGCGGACCTGGCCGTTGGATGCACCTACAAGTACCTCAACGGCGGACCTGGGTCCCCCGCCTTTCTCTACGTGCGAAGGGATCTCCAGGAACGGATGCACCCTCCCATCCAGGGATGGTTCGGGGACCGTTCCCCATTCGACTTCCGCCTGAAATATTCTGTCTCACCCGGCATTTCCCGATTCCTGGCAGGCACTCCACCCATTCTTTCTCTCCTTTCATTGGAAGCGGCCCTTGATCCACTCCTTGAGGCCGGAATCGAAACCATCCGCGAGAAATCCATCCGACTGACTTCCTATTTCATCTATCTGGCTGACAGGATCCTGGCCCCCTTCGGTTTCACGTTGGGTTCGCCCCGCAATCCCGACCAAAGGGGATCCCACGTGAGTATCCGCCATCCCGAGGGATACCGAATCAACCGCGCCTTGATCGAAGAAATGGGAGTGCTGCCCGATTTCAGGGAACCGGACAACATCCGAATCGGGCTTTGCCCACTTTACAACTCCTTTTCAGAGGTCTGGGAGGTGGTGGACCGTATTCGAAAGGTAATGGAACAGGAACGCCATCTTCGCTATCCCATCGAGCGCCTGAAGGTCACCTGA
- a CDS encoding DUF4139 domain-containing protein: MKIRRIFLAAMLVLALEGSSLAETDLAVIPGRESVQLTIYKSADLTLVREKRNLTLKKGLNRIELSWADTLIDPTSLDVLPSAHADKIEVTLLSYPPGIRSLGIWEVKSAVEGPVPFEVSYLTSGLSWHAFYEGVLGPDEKTMDLEGYVGIDNHSGEDYENTRIRLIVGKIRLIDRITDLARRPFPFGRPGSGPLLPEKAAVSDKIFEGDRGKAKVLKKAMMARPREIRKEGRSEFFLYDIEGACDIPDGWTKRLRSFKATEIPVESLFKFDEKRFGPKVFRFLRFRNDKAHHLGKTPIPEGVLRVYRDSGRAGHLAYQGRSRLGYIPVGQEVEIPLGESRDVGARVALVDYRTEGYRFDRKGNISGWDEIQTYEIEVRNTRKIPARMEIRRRFPTPAWEIRNSGDFGTFEKEDLKTVKYTLSVPPLAVKRFRYVLTIHHGRRADRITP; the protein is encoded by the coding sequence ATGAAGATTCGCCGCATCTTCCTTGCCGCCATGCTCGTGCTGGCCTTGGAGGGAAGCTCCCTTGCCGAGACGGACCTGGCCGTCATCCCCGGGCGGGAGTCGGTCCAGCTTACCATTTACAAGTCCGCAGACCTGACCCTTGTGAGGGAGAAAAGAAATCTCACCCTCAAGAAGGGGCTGAACCGGATTGAACTCTCCTGGGCCGATACCCTCATCGACCCCACGAGCCTGGATGTGCTCCCGTCGGCCCATGCCGATAAGATCGAAGTAACCCTTCTCTCCTACCCGCCGGGGATCAGGAGCCTCGGGATATGGGAGGTGAAAAGCGCTGTTGAAGGCCCGGTGCCCTTCGAGGTCAGTTACCTGACCAGCGGACTCTCCTGGCACGCCTTTTACGAGGGGGTCCTGGGGCCTGACGAGAAGACCATGGATTTGGAGGGTTATGTTGGGATTGATAACCACAGCGGGGAAGATTACGAAAACACCCGCATCAGGTTGATTGTAGGAAAAATCCGTCTCATCGACCGCATAACGGACCTGGCCCGGCGCCCTTTTCCTTTCGGTCGGCCCGGTTCCGGGCCGCTCCTTCCGGAAAAGGCCGCAGTGTCTGATAAAATCTTTGAAGGAGATCGGGGAAAGGCAAAGGTCCTCAAGAAGGCCATGATGGCGCGACCCCGGGAGATTCGAAAGGAGGGCCGAAGCGAATTCTTTCTATACGACATCGAAGGAGCGTGCGACATTCCTGACGGATGGACCAAGAGGCTTCGAAGTTTCAAGGCAACGGAGATTCCCGTGGAGAGCCTCTTCAAATTCGACGAAAAGCGTTTCGGTCCCAAGGTCTTTCGATTCTTGCGTTTCAGGAACGACAAGGCCCACCACCTCGGCAAGACCCCGATCCCTGAAGGCGTCCTGAGGGTCTACCGGGATTCGGGAAGAGCGGGACACCTCGCCTACCAGGGCCGCTCCCGGCTCGGGTATATCCCGGTGGGGCAGGAGGTGGAAATCCCCTTGGGAGAATCCAGGGATGTGGGTGCAAGGGTTGCCCTCGTGGATTACCGGACTGAAGGCTACCGCTTTGACCGAAAAGGCAACATAAGCGGGTGGGACGAGATCCAGACCTATGAAATCGAGGTCCGCAACACCCGGAAGATCCCGGCCAGGATGGAGATTCGGCGCCGGTTCCCCACCCCTGCCTGGGAAATACGAAACAGCGGCGATTTCGGGACCTTTGAGAAGGAGGACCTGAAAACCGTAAAGTATACCCTGTCTGTGCCACCCCTGGCCGTCAAAAGATTCCGTTACGTTCTTACGATTCACCACGGGAGGAGGGCCGACAGGATCACCCCTTAG